The region ATAAGAGTGATCATCAAAACAGATGATGCTACTATTTTTGAAACTTTTATTCCGAAATGAACAGGTAAAGTATTGCGACCATATACTGTATCCCCCTCAAAATCCTCTATATCCTTAACTATTTCGCGAACAAACGTAAGGAGAAAAGCAAAAAGTGCATACCCGCCAACCCAGTATACCATTGTATAAAGTTTTAACTGGTATATTGCAATTACTTCCCAATACGTAGCAAAAAGGGGGTACTCAAATATAAGCGGAATCAAAGGAACAAGTCCAGTTAATATAGCAACCAGAATATTTCCAATTAATAGTTGCCGTTTATACGTGGTTGAATAAAACCATAAAATGCCCGTAGTCAAAACAAATAAAAGCGAAAAAATAGGTTTTCCAACTCTTATAGCAACAATTAACCCCAATAAAATTCCCAGAATACTCAGAATTAAGTGAACCGCAATGGCCATTCTTCGACTCACAGACTTTCCAACAACTACTTTTTGAGGTCGATTTACCAAATCGGTACGAGTATCGA is a window of Tenuifilaceae bacterium CYCD DNA encoding:
- a CDS encoding prenyltransferase, with translation MEILQLVRYKNLLIVAATMFLVRYFIMQPILQSFGFELQLGLLSFAMLVLATVFITAAGYVINDYFDTRTDLVNRPQKVVVGKSVSRRMAIAVHLILSILGILLGLIVAIRVGKPIFSLLFVLTTGILWFYSTTYKRQLLIGNILVAILTGLVPLIPLIFEYPLFATYWEVIAIYQLKLYTMVYWVGGYALFAFLLTFVREIVKDIEDFEGDTVYGRNTLPVHFGIKVSKIVASSVLMITLIILIYLFASYMRFLPSGRFDYYTFTYFIVFILIPIFALFVMLLLAQNKSDYHKASRLCKYVMLFGLLYTLVFRWLIL